From Phragmites australis chromosome 5, lpPhrAust1.1, whole genome shotgun sequence, a single genomic window includes:
- the LOC133918362 gene encoding protein CHLOROPLAST IMPORT APPARATUS 2-like isoform X2, giving the protein MSSSCIPAGLLLDLDMVKAAASPGAHSSPLRPVHSSPSSTLSEASNASSSATSVSLKRARAPRKRPNQAYNEAAALLASIHPSVFPVKKSPKTSPRSPARQLSDLAAAFDPSSDLLPPLPVLADSAFLLRDMPAPTTQPQSPSGAKNCSSPAPVSSVFRDFRDPAPSPASPDTVDELGEIDFDDDGFDAESILDIDEAAEGIDGIMGSLTVESNTATTSDDSILSSSGIHPYLRSLMVVGLAGRFELGLGFQQGTRPNLNCALKRRDDDGAWWMWPAVSVKDLTVTPPPPSAPAASNTAMPQAPAAPEKKKSKKKKVVKVEKVMAKGKEELPYAKCKEEADVSVDAANGDADADSMPTKAPKTGLGLKLDTDEVLKAWSDKGSMFAEGSGPESPTSAADVRAKLTDIDLFPENGAGGGIREASVLRYKEKRRTRLFSKKIRYQVRKVNADCRPRMKASTRTDYKA; this is encoded by the exons ATGTCATCTTCCTGCATACCGGCCGGCCTGCTGCTGGACCTGGACATGGTGAAGGCGGCGGCGTCGCCGGGCGCGCACTCGTCGCCGCTGCGCCCGGTGCAttcgtcgccgtcgtcgacgCTGTCGGAGGCGTCGAACGCGTCGTCGTCGGCGACATCCGTGTCGCTgaagcgcgcgcgcgcgccgcggAAGCGGCCGAACCAGGCGTACAACGAAGCCGCCGCGCTGCTCGCGTCCATCCACCCCTCCGTCTTCCCCGTCAAGAAGAGCCCCAAGACGTCCCCGCGCTCGCCTGCGCGGCAGCTCTCCGACCTCGCCGCAGCGTTCGACCCTTCCTCCGACCTCCTCCCACCGCTCCCCGTGCTCGCCGACTCCGCATTCCTGCTCCGGGACATGCCGGCGCCGACGACGCAGCCGCAGAGCCCGTCCGGCGCCAAGAACTGCTCGTCACCGGCTCCTGTGAGCAGCGTGTTCCGGGACTTCCGCGACCCGGCGCCGTCACCAGCGAGCCCCGACACCGTCGACGAGCTTGGAGAAATCGACTTCGACGACGACGGCTTCGACGCCGAGTCCATTCTCGACATCGACGAGGCCGCCGAAGGCATCGACGGCATCATGGGCAGCCTCACGGTCGAGAGCAACACAGCCACCACGTCCGATGACTCCATCCTGTCCAGCTCCGGCATACACCCCTACCTCAGGAGCCTCATGGTGGTCGGCCTCGCCGGCAGGTTCGAGCTCGGCCTCGGGTTCCAGCAGGGCACTCGGCCCAACCTCAACTGTGCACTTAAGCGCCGGGATGACGACGGTGCCTGGTGGATGTGGCCGGCCGTGTCGGTGAAGGACCTAACGGTtacgccgccaccaccatcagcaCCGGCAGCGTCGAACACCGCAATGCCACAAGCACCAGCGGcgccagagaagaagaaaagcaagaagaagaaggtggtgAAGGTGGAGAAGGTGATGGCGAAGGGGAAGGAGGAACTGCCCTACGCGAAATGCAAGGAGGAAGCTGACGTCTCAGTGGATGCTGCTAATGGCGATGCCGATGCTGACAGCATGCCGACGAAGGCGCCAAAGACCGGGTTGGGGCTGAAGCTGGACACCGACGAGGTGCTCAAGGCGTGGTCCGACAAAGGGTCGATGTTCGCCGAGGGCAGCGGGCCGGAGTCGCCGACGTCGGCCGCCGACGTGCGG GCTAAACTTACAGACATCGATTTATTTCCTGAGAATGGAGCTGGTGGTGGCATCAGGGAAGCCAGTGTCTTGAGGTATAAGGAGAAGAGGCGCACCCGGCTGTTCTCGAAGAAGATCCGGTACCAAGTGCGGAAGGTGAACGCCGACTGCCGGCCTCGGATGAAGGCAAGCACTAGAACTGATtataaagcataa
- the LOC133918362 gene encoding protein CHLOROPLAST IMPORT APPARATUS 2-like isoform X1 — protein sequence MSSSCIPAGLLLDLDMVKAAASPGAHSSPLRPVHSSPSSTLSEASNASSSATSVSLKRARAPRKRPNQAYNEAAALLASIHPSVFPVKKSPKTSPRSPARQLSDLAAAFDPSSDLLPPLPVLADSAFLLRDMPAPTTQPQSPSGAKNCSSPAPVSSVFRDFRDPAPSPASPDTVDELGEIDFDDDGFDAESILDIDEAAEGIDGIMGSLTVESNTATTSDDSILSSSGIHPYLRSLMVVGLAGRFELGLGFQQGTRPNLNCALKRRDDDGAWWMWPAVSVKDLTVTPPPPSAPAASNTAMPQAPAAPEKKKSKKKKVVKVEKVMAKGKEELPYAKCKEEADVSVDAANGDADADSMPTKAPKTGLGLKLDTDEVLKAWSDKGSMFAEGSGPESPTSAADVRAKLTDIDLFPENGAGGGIREASVLRYKEKRRTRLFSKKIRYQVRKVNADCRPRMKGRFVRSPSLLQQALEEES from the exons ATGTCATCTTCCTGCATACCGGCCGGCCTGCTGCTGGACCTGGACATGGTGAAGGCGGCGGCGTCGCCGGGCGCGCACTCGTCGCCGCTGCGCCCGGTGCAttcgtcgccgtcgtcgacgCTGTCGGAGGCGTCGAACGCGTCGTCGTCGGCGACATCCGTGTCGCTgaagcgcgcgcgcgcgccgcggAAGCGGCCGAACCAGGCGTACAACGAAGCCGCCGCGCTGCTCGCGTCCATCCACCCCTCCGTCTTCCCCGTCAAGAAGAGCCCCAAGACGTCCCCGCGCTCGCCTGCGCGGCAGCTCTCCGACCTCGCCGCAGCGTTCGACCCTTCCTCCGACCTCCTCCCACCGCTCCCCGTGCTCGCCGACTCCGCATTCCTGCTCCGGGACATGCCGGCGCCGACGACGCAGCCGCAGAGCCCGTCCGGCGCCAAGAACTGCTCGTCACCGGCTCCTGTGAGCAGCGTGTTCCGGGACTTCCGCGACCCGGCGCCGTCACCAGCGAGCCCCGACACCGTCGACGAGCTTGGAGAAATCGACTTCGACGACGACGGCTTCGACGCCGAGTCCATTCTCGACATCGACGAGGCCGCCGAAGGCATCGACGGCATCATGGGCAGCCTCACGGTCGAGAGCAACACAGCCACCACGTCCGATGACTCCATCCTGTCCAGCTCCGGCATACACCCCTACCTCAGGAGCCTCATGGTGGTCGGCCTCGCCGGCAGGTTCGAGCTCGGCCTCGGGTTCCAGCAGGGCACTCGGCCCAACCTCAACTGTGCACTTAAGCGCCGGGATGACGACGGTGCCTGGTGGATGTGGCCGGCCGTGTCGGTGAAGGACCTAACGGTtacgccgccaccaccatcagcaCCGGCAGCGTCGAACACCGCAATGCCACAAGCACCAGCGGcgccagagaagaagaaaagcaagaagaagaaggtggtgAAGGTGGAGAAGGTGATGGCGAAGGGGAAGGAGGAACTGCCCTACGCGAAATGCAAGGAGGAAGCTGACGTCTCAGTGGATGCTGCTAATGGCGATGCCGATGCTGACAGCATGCCGACGAAGGCGCCAAAGACCGGGTTGGGGCTGAAGCTGGACACCGACGAGGTGCTCAAGGCGTGGTCCGACAAAGGGTCGATGTTCGCCGAGGGCAGCGGGCCGGAGTCGCCGACGTCGGCCGCCGACGTGCGG GCTAAACTTACAGACATCGATTTATTTCCTGAGAATGGAGCTGGTGGTGGCATCAGGGAAGCCAGTGTCTTGAGGTATAAGGAGAAGAGGCGCACCCGGCTGTTCTCGAAGAAGATCCGGTACCAAGTGCGGAAGGTGAACGCCGACTGCCGGCCTCGGATGAAG GGAAGGTTTGTTAGGAGCCCATCTCTTCTTCAGCAAGCCCTGGAGGAGGAGAGCTAG